In Solidesulfovibrio carbinoliphilus subsp. oakridgensis, the sequence GGAGCAAAGGCCAGCACCCAGACCCGGCCGACGCCGAGCAGTTCCGCGCCGAGACAGACCTGCCCGAGCAGGGCCACCACCAGGGCCATGCCGCCAAAGGCCCCGATGCGGCTGTCCTTCATGATGGCGAAAAACCGGTCCCCGGAGGCGAGGCTGCCCCAGGCGTCGGCCACGTCCGCGAACCCGTCCAGGTGCAGGCCCCGGGTCAGGGCCAGATTGGCCACGGCATAGACAAAGGCCCCGGCCAGGGGGTGGCCGCCGAAAAGCCCAAGGGCCAGGGGCAGGGCCAGCACCAGGCCGAGCGTGGCCCCGACTACCGGAAAAAGCGGCACGCAGGCGGCCATGTCCGGGTCGCGCACCGCCGGCCCCAGGCGCGTCAAAAAGCCAAGCGCGGCCAGATACTGGCGAACGATCCCCACCCTATGCCTCCCCGTTCCACACAAGCGTCACGGCGTCGCCCGCCTTGAGCCCGAGTTTCGCCGCCGCCGAACCGCCGGCCACGGCCAGTTCCAGATACCCCTGGCTGCCGCCCAGGAGGCCGACC encodes:
- a CDS encoding adenosylcobinamide-GDP ribazoletransferase — translated: MGIVRQYLAALGFLTRLGPAVRDPDMAACVPLFPVVGATLGLVLALPLALGLFGGHPLAGAFVYAVANLALTRGLHLDGFADVADAWGSLASGDRFFAIMKDSRIGAFGGMALVVALLGQVCLGAELLGVGRVWVLAFAPVLGRTGAVVLMRFCRDLARPGLGAMCLPGATGRNTAIAVAVAAFCGIAWAGIGPLAWGCLLLGVILYNLARLARKNGGINGDFLGAAIVAGELAALAGGLWLGRG